The Rathayibacter caricis DSM 15933 genomic sequence GCGTCTCGCTCGCCACCGCCTCGCGATCGCTGAACGGCAGTCAGCGCAAGGTCGCCGAGGAGTACCGGGTCCGCGTGCTCGCGGCCGCCCAGCGCCTCGGCTATTCCCCCAACCTCTCGGCCCAGGCCGTCGCCAAGGGCTCGACCAGCACGGTCGCCCTGATCGTCAGCGACATCGCCGACCCCTACTTCTCGACCATCGCCGCGGGCGTCGCGGGAGCGGCGGAGCAGCTCGGCCTCGTCGTCACGATGGCCGTCACCGGCCGCGACTCCGCCCGCGAGCTCGCCATCGTGCGGGCCCTGCGCGGCGCGCGGCCGCGGGTGATGATCCTCGCGGGCAGCCGCTTCGCCGGCGAGGACGAGCGCGACGCGCTCATCGCCGAGCTCACCTCCTTCGAGGCCGCCGGCGGCCGCGTCGTGCTGATCAGCCAGGGCGGACTGCCGTTCCCGACCGTCGTGCTCGACAACCGCGCGGGTGCGCGAGCGCTGGCCGAGGCTCTCGTCGAGCAGGGCTACCGGCGCTTCGGAGTCGTGTCCGGCAGCCCCGCGATCCTCACGTCGCACGATCGCGTGCAGGGCTTCCGCGAGGGGCTCGAGGCGCACGGCATCGCCCTCGACGACGCGCTCGTGGTCGAGGCGCCCTTCTCGCGCGACGGCGGATTCGACGGCGCCACGAGGCTCCTCGCCGAGCACCGCGACGAGATCGACCTCGTCTTCGCCGTGAGCGACGTGATGGCGATGGGAGTCTCCTCCGCCCTGCGCGCGGCCGGGATCGAGCCCGGCGCCGACCTCGGCGTCGCGGGCTTCGACGACATCCCCACGGTGCGCGACGTGCACCCCGCGCTCACGACCGTGGCCGTGCCGCTGCGCGAGCTGGGCGAGCGCTCCCTCGCCGTCGCGCTCGGCGACGACGACGCTCCCGCCGAGCCCGTCGCGACCTCGGTGGTCCTCCGCGCGAGCAC encodes the following:
- a CDS encoding LacI family DNA-binding transcriptional regulator, with the translated sequence MTLHDVAREAGVSLATASRSLNGSQRKVAEEYRVRVLAAAQRLGYSPNLSAQAVAKGSTSTVALIVSDIADPYFSTIAAGVAGAAEQLGLVVTMAVTGRDSARELAIVRALRGARPRVMILAGSRFAGEDERDALIAELTSFEAAGGRVVLISQGGLPFPTVVLDNRAGARALAEALVEQGYRRFGVVSGSPAILTSHDRVQGFREGLEAHGIALDDALVVEAPFSRDGGFDGATRLLAEHRDEIDLVFAVSDVMAMGVSSALRAAGIEPGADLGVAGFDDIPTVRDVHPALTTVAVPLRELGERSLAVALGDDDAPAEPVATSVVLRASTPGPRAT